A window of Macrotis lagotis isolate mMagLag1 chromosome 1, bilby.v1.9.chrom.fasta, whole genome shotgun sequence genomic DNA:
ttgaacgGGACCTGAAAGGAATGATGTCCCCTATAACATCCCCAGAAAGTGgccatctatcatctatttgaGGGAGAGGGAATCTAGCATCATTGGAGGTAGTTCATTCCATCTGGGGACAGTTCTAACCCTTCAGTGACACCAACATTTACTTCCTGCTACTCATTCTGAGATCAGCTTTGGCATTCTGCATTAGATAAGACCAAGGGTTCATAAACTTTGATGGGgtgaaaaatcatatatatatatatatatttacttaccTTGAACTGAAACTGAGCATTTCCATCactgatgaattaaaaaaaagattctgagaagGGAACCAGACTTCCAAAGGGGTACATGCCACTAAAAAGAATTGTCtgttaaggtcccttccagatctgaatAGGGTCTTGTGGAAATCAGTAAATATTGATTGAATTAGATGAGATGACTgagcctataccctgaagagatgatgaaaaagagtaaaaacatcacttgtacaaaaaatattcatagtggccctgcttgtggtggcaaagaattggaaattaagtcaatgtccttcagttgaggaatagctttaacaaactgtggtatatgtatgtcatggaacactattgttctattagagaccaggagggatgggaattcagggaagcctggagggttCCTCTAAAAGCTTATGGCTTATTTCGAAGGCCTTTGACCACCCTAAGTCTTAGGATTCTTCCAGTATCCACAGTGCTTTCTCTACCTCTTTCTTAGATTTCTGGACTAAGAAATGAGGAATCCTGTTCAGTCAGGACCCTAAAGGACAAGTCAAAGGATAATCCTCAAGGCCCAGGAGCTGGGGCAAGAATCAGAGACCAAAAGAGGCAAAGCAGACAGGTAAACTTGGTCCAAAGCAAGCAAAACCTGGAGAGATCCTCCCAGTCTGATGATGACAAAACCTCAGAAATGAAATGCTGACAAGGATGCCAGCAACCCTAGTTCTGACTGACTCATTTGGAACTTGCAAGTCCACTAAGATAACTCCCTCCTCTCGTCTTCAAATACTACATATTATGGTCTATCCAtacctcctccataaaatgagttTGAATCTCTCAGCTGAcctgaggggaggaggaaggagagatgggCAGTGGCCTGAGGAGGGGACAGAGAAGAGTGAGTGATTCAATAAAGACTTTGTGGATGCCAGAAAGGCAGCTAAGGAGTGAAGGAGGCTAAAAATCTAGGATTAGAGGAAAGAAGTTTGGTAAGCAGAGCTTCAACTAATTTCCCTTTCTTGAAAAATCCCCTTCTCTGCCCCCTCCCAACCagttacttttattttctcaaggcattgattcagaaaaatgaaatttgggaAACCTTCAACCAGTTGGAGATGGGTTTGATGACTGGTGACATGCCAGGTGAGCCCCCTAGGGCAGATATTCTGAGTGGTCTGAGTGTGGAGAGTTGCCATCTTTAGACCTTGCTTAGACATCCAAACCCTATTGGTCCAATGAACAAAGTCAAACTGGACTCCTATTCAATTCCAACCAATTCAAATTCTCAAAGATTTATTGAAACAAGGTGGGGAATATTCAAGAGCTCCTGGGGGTGACAGGAGAAGAGGTAGGGGGTGGAATCCAGGGGAGATTTcctggaagagggaaagaggacgCCAGAGAAGCTCAGACATGGGTCCCCATCAGGGCTGATGACATTCAAAGAAAGCCTCCAAGAGGGGAAGGAGGTTAGGCTGCAAGGAGTCTGGGGGCTGTCAAGGTGACAGTCGAGGGCTCTCTGGGAGAGACAGGAGTACCACATTCCATGTGCCAGTGACCAAATAAGGTAAAAACAGTCTCTGTGATCAAGAAGCTCATGATTTAACTGGAGGCTACGGGAGGCCTgttaggaaaggaagaagaaaagtctGGGCAGTCTGCAGGTTAAGCTTGACCATTCCTCCAGGCATGGCAGGGGCCCTTCTGAGCTTCATCACATCACTAATCATATTCACAGCTGCTCCTCTGGGACCGCTGTCGTCCCCACTGTGGATCGGGTAAAAGACTTGCTGTCTCGTCCTAAAGAGTCCTCAGTCAGGGCCTGCCGGAGCTTGGTGCATATGGAGTGGCTCATCATGCGACCTTTGATGCCATGGCCGGCAACCACATAGATGACCGGGTTGATGCAGCTGTTAATATATGCCAAAGCAATGGTAAAGCTGTCTATTCTCTCTAATGTAGAGTAGAGATGGGAGTTGTTCTTACTCACAGCCATTAGTAAGCCCACAATGTGATAGGGGGTCCAGCAGATGAAGAAGCCCACCACCACGGCCATAACCACATTGATGGTCTTCTGGGAGCGAGTGGCCTGGCGCATCCACAGACGGTTGAGTAAGAGACCATAGCATGTAGAGATGATGAGGAGTGGGATCAGGAAGCTAAGCAGGAAGCGAGATATGGCCACGCTTATCTCACTTGTATTGTTGGTGTAGATCACCCCACAGACCCACTTGTGTGGAAAGTGCTCCTCCACCAGGCTCCGGTATTTCAGAGAAGGGATGGTCAGAAGAAAGGCCAGGATCCAGGCCAATGAGCAAGCAAACCAGGCCACTTTCACCCTCCGGTGGTTCTGGCACCAGATGGGGTTCATGACCAATATGAAGCGGTCAATGCTGATGACCACGAGCAACAGGATGCTAGCATACATGTTGAGGAGAATGACGGAGGGTAAGATGCGGCAGGTGGTCGCATCGAAAGGCCAGTTCATATGTCGGAGGATGGGGACGACCAAAAATGGGAGCACCAGGCAACAGAGCAGGTCAGCCAGGGCCAAGTTCAGGAACCAGACACTGTTCACCATCTTGCGGACTTCATTTCCCGTCACCAAGACTACGAGAGCATTGCCTGGCACGCCCACCAAGAAGACCACAAAAAAGACAATGATGGAGATTATTTCTGAAGCTGAATATCCAGGGGTCTTTTCTATTGTGTCATAAGTCTCAGAGTAGTCTGGATAGTCACCCTCTGTGGGAAGTATAGTGCCTGGGAAAGATCAAACATTGAACACAAGACCATTAATAATGACAGCTGGCACGTTTTGAtgatcaatcatttttcagttatatctaactcttcatgacctcatctgggttttcttggcagagacactggactggttggccatttccttctccagctcattttacagttgaggaaactaaggcaaacagggtgaagtgacttgcccaaggtcccatagttaatgagtttctgagaccagatttgaattcacaaaggtCTGAAGCTCTGTGCAGTATGGATCCCACTGACTGCCCCTTAATAGGCTTTAattctgttatctcatttgatcctcataataaacCTCTCAAGTGGATGGTATggttattgtcatttttatagatgggaaaactgaagtttGGAaggattcatttctctatattcatataaatatgagATGATCTTTCTTTGCAGAATCAGGGATTCTTAAAGTAGGGGGGAAgtctgtgaatttatttttttaaattaataactatattttaatataattggcttcctttgcaatcctatgtattttgttttagggCAACTGGGGAGGTGctatagtgaatagagtgttggacttggagtcaggaagatttgaattcaaatctgctctcagacacttctgtgtggccttggacaagtcactttaccctgtttgcctcagtctcatctgtaaaatgagctatagaaggaaagggcaaacaattccagtgtctttgtaaagaaaacctccaaaaggggtcatgaagagttggacatgactcaaaacaaaacagaacaacaaGATAATTTAAGTATTTGTTCTGAAAAGGGGTCAATCAATAGTTTTCACCAGAGTGTTAAATGAGGccgtggcagctaggtggagctaCAGGGTACAGAGTGTTGGACCTGtagtaaagaagacctgagttcaaatttaacctcaaacacttactagctgtgtgaccctgcttcagtttcctcatcttataaGAAGggtaataacagtacctacctcacagagttattgtgtgaggatcaaataaggtaataagTGTAAAGCAATTAGCATAGGCTTGGTACttagcttaataaattcttgtaccCTTCTTCCATAGGTGAAAAAAGTTTAAAACCTCTGTTTCAGGGttgctagatggcgtagtggatagagcaccgaccggcccaggagtcaggagtgcctgagttcaaatccgacctcagatacttaataatgacctagctgtgtggccttgggcaagccacttaaccccattgccttgcaaaaaaaaaaaaaaaaaacaactaaaaaaacaaacttcttttttcaaatgaatttcatttctagtttttctagctctataaaataatcctttggGAGTTTGGCATGAACTCTAATGAATTTAggtctttttatcatttttattattttgacagAACCTGCAtaagtaattaatatttctataattatttaagCCAAGTTGAattaaccagcatttattaaacacatactgTTTACCAACCACTATTTCTGAAGAGAGTGTCTTGTGGTTGCCTTAACACATTTCTTGAGTGTCTTGGTAGATAAATTCCTGAAAATTTCATATACTTAGTTACCGTTTTGAATGAAAAAGGCTAAGATCTTCTCAATTCCATTTCTTCCACCCCATTCACTTGTATCAGATGGTAAACTTTTGTAACTCTCTCTGTCCAAACCAGAAATGAtcacttcaatttaaaaaaaataggttgaGGGAGACTTCAAAGACTGTAATTCCTATTGGGAAAGATCTGATGTCTTAGTGGACCACAAGCTCAGTGTGAGTGAATGGAATGATTTGGCAGCTGCAAAAGTtaattctatttgagtttttgTTAAGAGAGACA
This region includes:
- the C5AR1 gene encoding C5a anaphylatoxin chemotactic receptor 1 isoform X2 codes for the protein MELSTILPTEGDYPDYSETYDTIEKTPGYSASEIISIIVFFVVFLVGVPGNALVVLVTGNEVRKMVNSVWFLNLALADLLCCLVLPFLVVPILRHMNWPFDATTCRILPSVILLNMYASILLLVVISIDRFILVMNPIWCQNHRRVKVAWFACSLAWILAFLLTIPSLKYRSLVEEHFPHKWVCGVIYTNNTSEISVAISRFLLSFLIPLLIISTCYGLLLNRLWMRQATRSQKTINVVMAVVVGFFICWTPYHIVGLLMAVSKNNSHLYSTLERIDSFTIALAYINSCINPVIYVVAGHGIKGRMMSHSICTKLRQALTEDSLGRDSKSFTRSTVGTTAVPEEQL
- the C5AR1 gene encoding C5a anaphylatoxin chemotactic receptor 1 isoform X1, whose amino-acid sequence is MELSFCKAMGLSGLPKTIQLGTILPTEGDYPDYSETYDTIEKTPGYSASEIISIIVFFVVFLVGVPGNALVVLVTGNEVRKMVNSVWFLNLALADLLCCLVLPFLVVPILRHMNWPFDATTCRILPSVILLNMYASILLLVVISIDRFILVMNPIWCQNHRRVKVAWFACSLAWILAFLLTIPSLKYRSLVEEHFPHKWVCGVIYTNNTSEISVAISRFLLSFLIPLLIISTCYGLLLNRLWMRQATRSQKTINVVMAVVVGFFICWTPYHIVGLLMAVSKNNSHLYSTLERIDSFTIALAYINSCINPVIYVVAGHGIKGRMMSHSICTKLRQALTEDSLGRDSKSFTRSTVGTTAVPEEQL